The nucleotide sequence CATAGGCGCCATGATCGCCATGCGCGAGAAGGGCCACCTGGGCGTGGACACCCTGGTGCGGCACCTGGGCACCACCGGCAAGAAGGTCTGCCTGTTCGCCAGCGAGTCGCTGATGCTGCTGGTCAACGGGCTGTTCGTCCTGGGCACCTGGAAGATGCACGGCCTGCAGGTCAGCAACGTCTCGCCGGTGGTGGGCATGTCCATGATCTGGGTCTACGGCGTCGGCTACGTGGTGGGCACGGTGATGGCCCTGTTCAACCTGAGCGTGCTGTGGCGCCTGGTCACCGGCCGGCTGCGCGAGGACGAGCTGGTGCAGGTGGTCGATTCCGAAGACGTGCCGCACGAGGCACCGGCTCCCGTGGCGACGGGGGTGGCGCGATGACGGTCGGCGTCTTCCTGTTCAGCCTGCTGGGGGCCATGGCCATCGGCATGCCCATCGCCTACGCGCTGCTGGTGTGCGGCCTGGCGCTGATGGGCTTCATGGCCGCCACCGGCGCGCTGGCGGCCTTCGACAGCCAGATCCTGGCGCAGCGCTTCGTCGACGGCGCCGACAACTTCCCGCTGCTGGCCGTGCCCTTCTTCCTGTTGGCCGGCGAGTTCATGAACGCCGGCGGCCTGTCGCGGCGCATCGTCAACCTGGCCATGGCCTGGGTCGGCCACTTCCGCGGCGGCCTGGGCTACGTGGCGGTGCTGGCGGCCGTGATCATGGCCTCGCTGTCGGGCTCGGCGGTGGCCGACAC is from Ramlibacter tataouinensis TTB310 and encodes:
- a CDS encoding TRAP transporter small permease; translated protein: MRKATDLFFKLLELLVVLALVAMVVMVFGNVVLRYGFNSGITVSDEMSRYCFVWLTYIGAMIAMREKGHLGVDTLVRHLGTTGKKVCLFASESLMLLVNGLFVLGTWKMHGLQVSNVSPVVGMSMIWVYGVGYVVGTVMALFNLSVLWRLVTGRLREDELVQVVDSEDVPHEAPAPVATGVAR